From Cellulomonas dongxiuzhuiae, the proteins below share one genomic window:
- a CDS encoding beta-galactosidase yields MSLPASDHLRYGGDYNPEQWPVEVWDEDHAAFTLAHVTTLTVGVFAWAHTEPREGAYDFTRLDAIVGRAHAEGRDVVLATPSGAMPPWLARAYPDTCRVDLEGRRHVYGQRHNHCPSSPDFRRLSVAMAGRLAERYGDHPAVVAWHVGNEYGGACYCDLCAAGFRDWLRARYGTLERLNAAWNTLFWSHVFGDWDEVVPPSMLSEHWRGPNHTAFQGITLDYRRYMSDRLREGFVAEKAAIRAHVPDTPVTTNLMGFYQPVDYHRWAADLDFVSWDNYPPLPDDPLRTAARMAATHAAMRGLKDGRPFWVMEQTPSTTASRDVNPVKRPGVLGLWTWQSVAHGADATLYFQMRQSKGACEKYHGALIDHSGRTDTRVFREAAELGAGLARTGAALLGARTPARVALLLDWDSWWAVEMTDGYNRHVSYLQTLLAYHRALWSANAEVDVVPVTADLSGYEVVVAPVLHLLKGDVVARLTAHVERGGTLVTTFYGGRVDEDDNAYCGVPPLDPLLGTRVEETDSGVPGAVNPVTLVLDGETTTHDATLVFELLVPDERTQVVGTYGAEFYAGRAAVTRARRGDGAAWHVATGLDDAGVARVLRHVLAGHGLVGPHADDEGVEVTRRVAPDGTTYAFVLHHGSAPVTVTSQVAGEDLLTGRVVEVGAPLTLGSAEVLVLRT; encoded by the coding sequence ATGTCCCTGCCGGCGAGCGACCATCTCCGCTACGGCGGCGACTACAACCCCGAGCAGTGGCCCGTCGAGGTGTGGGACGAGGACCACGCGGCGTTCACGCTCGCGCACGTCACCACGCTCACCGTCGGCGTGTTCGCGTGGGCGCACACCGAGCCGCGCGAGGGCGCGTACGACTTCACGCGGCTCGACGCGATCGTGGGGCGGGCGCACGCCGAGGGCCGCGACGTCGTCCTGGCGACGCCGAGCGGTGCCATGCCGCCGTGGCTCGCGCGGGCGTACCCCGACACGTGCCGCGTAGACCTCGAGGGCCGGCGGCACGTGTACGGGCAGCGGCACAACCACTGCCCGTCGTCGCCGGACTTCCGCCGGCTGTCCGTGGCGATGGCGGGGCGGCTCGCCGAGCGGTACGGCGACCACCCGGCCGTCGTCGCGTGGCACGTCGGCAACGAGTACGGCGGCGCGTGCTACTGCGACCTGTGCGCGGCAGGGTTCCGCGACTGGCTGCGGGCACGGTACGGGACGCTCGAGCGGCTCAACGCGGCGTGGAACACGCTGTTCTGGTCCCACGTCTTCGGCGACTGGGACGAGGTGGTGCCGCCGTCCATGCTCTCCGAGCACTGGCGTGGGCCGAACCACACGGCGTTCCAGGGCATCACGCTCGACTACCGCCGGTACATGAGCGACCGCCTGCGCGAGGGCTTCGTCGCCGAGAAGGCGGCGATCCGCGCGCACGTGCCGGACACGCCCGTGACGACGAACCTCATGGGCTTCTACCAGCCCGTCGACTACCACCGGTGGGCGGCCGACCTCGACTTCGTGTCGTGGGACAACTACCCGCCGCTGCCCGACGACCCGCTGCGCACGGCCGCCCGCATGGCGGCCACGCACGCCGCGATGCGCGGGCTCAAGGACGGCCGGCCGTTCTGGGTGATGGAGCAGACGCCGTCGACCACCGCGTCGCGCGACGTCAACCCGGTCAAGCGGCCCGGGGTGCTGGGCCTGTGGACGTGGCAGTCGGTCGCGCACGGCGCCGACGCGACCCTGTACTTCCAGATGCGGCAGTCGAAGGGCGCGTGCGAGAAGTACCACGGCGCGCTCATCGACCACTCGGGGCGCACGGACACCCGGGTGTTCCGTGAGGCGGCGGAGCTCGGGGCGGGGCTGGCGCGCACCGGAGCCGCGCTGCTCGGCGCGCGGACGCCCGCGCGCGTCGCGCTGCTGCTCGACTGGGACTCGTGGTGGGCGGTCGAGATGACCGACGGCTACAACCGGCACGTCTCGTACCTGCAGACGCTGCTGGCGTACCACCGGGCGCTGTGGTCGGCGAACGCCGAGGTGGACGTGGTCCCGGTGACCGCGGACCTGTCCGGGTACGAGGTCGTGGTGGCACCCGTGCTGCACCTGCTGAAGGGTGACGTGGTCGCGCGGCTGACCGCGCACGTCGAGCGCGGCGGCACCCTGGTGACCACGTTCTACGGCGGGCGCGTCGACGAGGACGACAACGCGTACTGCGGGGTCCCGCCGCTGGACCCGCTGCTCGGCACGCGCGTCGAGGAGACGGACTCGGGGGTGCCGGGGGCCGTCAACCCCGTGACCCTGGTGCTCGACGGCGAGACGACCACGCACGACGCGACGCTCGTGTTCGAGCTGCTCGTGCCGGACGAGCGCACGCAGGTCGTCGGCACGTACGGTGCGGAGTTCTACGCGGGACGGGCAGCGGTCACGCGCGCCCGCCGTGGGGACGGTGCCGCGTGGCACGTGGCGACGGGGCTCGACGACGCGGGCGTCGCGCGGGTGCTGCGGCACGTGCTGGCCGGGCACGGCCTCGTCGGTCCCCATGCCGACGACGAGGGCGTGGAGGTGACCCGCCGCGTCGCACCCGACGGGACGACGTACGCGTTCGTGCTGCACCACGGGTCGGCGCCCGTGACGGTGACGTCGCAGGTTGCGGGGGAGGACCTGCTCACGGGGCGCGTGGTGGAGGTGGGCGCGCCGCTCACCCTGGGGTCGGCCGAGGTCCTGGTCCTGCGGACCTGA
- a CDS encoding glycosyl transferase yields the protein MARPGDLDEVGDGPLSRGAAVVLWVLVVCGLVVLTGGVPLLLVPFLRDDAANVWIAALLALPMGPALAAGMFAWRRFVVERDLSPARHFWRGYRLNALDVLRLWVPTVVALAVIGFSLAHLDAAGVPAGYGIALVVIAVAVLLWAVVALALSSHLSLRTRDVARLSAYYLAAKPLVTLGVLSLLVLSFGIVLFTSDWVLVMVSGLLAFAVMTTTEPVVKDATARFTADPADAAEPSDAA from the coding sequence ATGGCCCGCCCCGGCGACCTGGACGAGGTGGGCGACGGCCCCCTGTCGCGGGGTGCCGCGGTCGTGCTGTGGGTGCTCGTCGTCTGCGGTCTGGTCGTGCTCACCGGGGGCGTGCCGCTGCTGCTCGTCCCGTTCCTGCGCGACGACGCCGCGAACGTGTGGATCGCGGCGCTGCTGGCACTGCCGATGGGTCCGGCCCTGGCGGCCGGGATGTTCGCGTGGCGGCGCTTCGTCGTCGAGCGGGACCTGAGCCCGGCGCGGCACTTCTGGCGGGGGTACCGGCTCAACGCGCTCGACGTGCTGCGGCTGTGGGTCCCGACGGTCGTGGCGCTGGCCGTCATCGGGTTCTCGCTCGCGCACCTCGACGCCGCAGGCGTGCCGGCGGGCTACGGCATCGCGCTCGTCGTCATCGCCGTGGCGGTGCTGCTGTGGGCGGTGGTGGCGCTCGCGCTGTCCTCCCACCTCAGCCTGCGCACGCGTGACGTCGCACGGCTGTCGGCCTACTACCTGGCAGCGAAGCCGCTGGTGACCCTGGGAGTCCTGTCCCTGCTGGTGCTCAGCTTCGGCATCGTGCTGTTCACGTCGGACTGGGTCCTCGTCATGGTGTCCGGGCTGCTGGCGTTCGCCGTCATGACGACCACCGAGCCGGTGGTCAAGGACGCGACCGCACGCTTCACCGCGGACCCGGCCGACGCGGCGGAGCCGTCCGACGCCGCCTGA